A genomic segment from Helicoverpa armigera isolate CAAS_96S chromosome 10, ASM3070526v1, whole genome shotgun sequence encodes:
- the LOC126054909 gene encoding chromosome partition protein Smc-like, producing MESIMEILKQIQRDLKEQKQEMKNIEESINNNINGKFTQIEEKTKELESKIDKQQDVIEQLERQLKKKNLIFFGVEETENNYSELRDLVYNIITKTLKLACQREEIDEVKRLGSKTGKTRPIVITVTSVGRKIDILKRKKLLEGSTIYIKEDFPKKVLEKRKQLQEELKREREAGNKVFLRYDKIITLEKNTKRNPEEDSTRTQKRYLSQSPENTDNLSKPSSSSVKQAPKKNKIGNITTYLRNNEPKN from the coding sequence ATGGAGTCTATAATGGAGATTTTAAAACAGATCCAGAGAGACCTGAAAGAACAAAAACAGgaaatgaaaaatatagaagagtcaattaataataacattaacgGGAAATTCACGCAGATTGAAGAGAAAACAAAGGAGCTCGAAAGCAAAATAGATAAACAGCAAGATGTGATAGAGCAATTAGAGAGACAATTAAAGAAGaagaatttgatattttttggagTAGAAGAGACAGAAAATAATTACAGCGAGCTAAGAGACTTGGTATATAATATCATCACCAAAACTCTAAAACTTGCCTGTCAACGAGAAGAAATTGATGAGGTTAAAAGATTAGGAAGTAAAACAGGCAAGACAAGGCCTATTGTGATAACCGTTACCAGCGTCGGTCGGAAGATAGATATATTAAAGAGAAAGAAGTTGTTAGAAGGTTCTACAATATACATAAAAGAAGATTTTCCCAAAAAAGTTCTAGAAAAACGAAAACAACTACAAGAAGAACTTAAACGGGAAAGAGAAGCGGGAAATAAAGTCTTTCTTAgatatgataaaataattacactgGAAAAGAACACCAAACGAAACCCAGAGGAAGACTCTACGCGCACACAAAAAAGATATCTGTCGCAATCCCCTGAAAATACTGATAACTTAAGCAAACCTTCGTCGTCTTCAGTAAAACAAGCTCCGAAGAAGAATAAAATTGGCAATATCACCACATACCTTCGAAATAACGAaccaaaaaactga